A window of Bradyrhizobium diazoefficiens genomic DNA:
AACGAAAAGCGCCCATTACAGTCCCCGACAATATGCGCGCAGCTTATGCACAACCTGCCGAAAGGCAACCAATCGCTCGGTGATCTCTGTCACATTCATCGTACTCCGAGCCGTGGCCGGCGCTCGGCGCGAAAACGTCGGTTTCGGCTCAAATTGGCGATGGTCTTAATAACGAGCGGAATAATTCCGCTTTGCCCACAAGATCGGAGATTCGCGACTTGAAGAGTGGACGCCGTCACCCCGCCGGCGTGCCCTGCTTCCACTGGCCGCCGGCGATCTTGGCGGCCGCGATCACCGCCTGGGTGCGGCTCTCGACGCCGAGCTTTTGCAGGATCGCCGAGACATGGGCCTTGATGGTGGCCTCGGAGACGCCGAGCTCGTAGGCGATCTGCTTGTTGAGAAGACCCTCCGACAGCATCATCAGGACCCGGACCTGCTGCGGCGTCAGCGTCACCAGGCGATCGCGCAGGCGCGTCATGTCGGGGTCGGCCGGAGCCGTGAGGTCGGTGTCGGCGGGAACCCAGACGTCGCCGTCCATCACCTTGAGGATGGCGTCGCGCAAGGTCTCGACGCCGAAACGCTTCGGGATGAAGCCGGAGGCACCGAAATCGAGCGAGCGGCGGATCGTGGCGCTGTCGTCGGACGCCGAGACGATCACCACCGGGATCGCCGGATATTGCGCGCGCAGATAGATCAGGCCGGAAAAGCCTGAGATCCCGGGCATCGAGAGGTCGAGCAGGATCAGGTCGACATCCGAGGCCTGCTCCAGGA
This region includes:
- a CDS encoding response regulator transcription factor; amino-acid sequence: MNAPSTHLVIADDHPLFRDALRQAVAGVLTSARIDEAGSFEDLTRLLEQASDVDLILLDLSMPGISGFSGLIYLRAQYPAIPVVIVSASDDSATIRRSLDFGASGFIPKRFGVETLRDAILKVMDGDVWVPADTDLTAPADPDMTRLRDRLVTLTPQQVRVLMMLSEGLLNKQIAYELGVSEATIKAHVSAILQKLGVESRTQAVIAAAKIAGGQWKQGTPAG